From a single Cyclobacterium marinum DSM 745 genomic region:
- a CDS encoding bile acid:sodium symporter family protein, giving the protein MAMAMLFTQNTDYIGPVLMAFFLSAAIGVRAFQATKGLSFTLIILTVVVTALNFPNYFLEFRGYELAGLITPLIQVIMFGMGTSMGIKDFIALGKSPKSVIVGVFAQFLLMPLIAFALASASGFSPEISAGLILLGCAPVSVASPVFAYLAKANVALCITIVSVTTLLAPLFIPVLMKFYAGGFIPIDVLGMMWSIVKMVLFPIGAGLIFNKFLHGKAKWLDASMPFVSMAGIALIVAIIMAAGRDSLLNMGLVLVLMVLLLNLLGYLSAYWMARLFKLEEQDCRTISITTGMQNAGLVSGIAKEMGKIATVGLASAVCGPLMGFTSSVMASYWNGKPLKTNKEELMEGPEKQPKIDENS; this is encoded by the coding sequence ATGGCAATGGCAATGCTTTTCACTCAGAATACGGATTATATAGGGCCTGTCCTGATGGCTTTTTTTTTATCAGCAGCCATTGGGGTCAGGGCCTTTCAAGCTACAAAAGGGCTTTCGTTTACTTTAATAATACTGACGGTCGTTGTTACAGCATTAAATTTTCCGAATTATTTTCTTGAATTCAGAGGGTATGAACTAGCAGGGTTAATCACGCCTTTGATTCAAGTGATCATGTTTGGCATGGGGACTTCCATGGGGATTAAAGATTTTATTGCCTTGGGGAAATCTCCTAAATCAGTCATTGTAGGGGTATTTGCACAATTTCTTTTGATGCCATTGATCGCTTTCGCATTGGCTTCAGCAAGTGGTTTCTCACCGGAAATATCTGCCGGCCTTATTTTATTGGGATGTGCACCTGTATCTGTAGCTTCCCCGGTTTTTGCTTATTTGGCCAAAGCCAACGTAGCTCTTTGCATCACTATCGTTTCCGTAACCACCCTTTTGGCTCCTTTATTTATTCCTGTATTAATGAAATTTTATGCCGGAGGATTTATCCCTATTGATGTTTTGGGTATGATGTGGAGCATTGTTAAAATGGTGCTTTTCCCTATTGGTGCAGGTTTGATTTTCAATAAGTTTCTGCATGGTAAGGCCAAGTGGTTGGATGCTTCCATGCCTTTTGTATCAATGGCGGGAATTGCATTGATCGTGGCCATTATCATGGCTGCGGGGAGAGATAGCTTATTGAATATGGGCTTAGTATTGGTCTTGATGGTGTTGTTGCTTAACCTCCTTGGCTATTTATCGGCATATTGGATGGCTCGATTATTCAAGCTGGAAGAACAAGATTGCAGGACCATTTCCATAACCACCGGTATGCAAAATGCAGGTTTGGTCTCCGGAATAGCCAAAGAAATGGGTAAAATAGCAACTGTTGGATTGGCTTCTGCTGTATGTGGGCCGTTAATGGGCTTTACTTCTTCTGTAATGGCTTCTTATTGGAATGGAAAACCTCTAAAAACTAATAAAGAAGAATTGATGGAGGGTCCAGAAAAACAACCCAAAATAGATGAAAACTCCTGA
- a CDS encoding RidA family protein, which produces MTIKIHQMLLLAIFLLVGQVQFSFAQNSGNDPEAKLKEMGIILKTPGDPTANFVLAVQVGNLVFLSGHGPMQENGEYMKGKLGSELTVDEGAFAARLTGISLLTSLKHTIGSLDRVKRIVKVLGMVNAAPDFEQHPQVMHGFSDFMVEVFGESGKHARSAVGMGSLPFGIPVEIEMIVELKEE; this is translated from the coding sequence ATGACAATTAAAATTCATCAAATGCTGTTGCTGGCAATTTTCCTTTTGGTAGGCCAGGTTCAATTCTCTTTTGCGCAAAATTCAGGTAACGATCCCGAAGCCAAATTAAAAGAAATGGGTATCATCTTGAAAACCCCTGGGGACCCTACCGCTAATTTTGTATTGGCCGTTCAGGTTGGAAACCTTGTTTTCCTATCAGGACATGGTCCTATGCAGGAAAATGGAGAATATATGAAAGGTAAACTGGGATCGGAATTGACCGTTGATGAGGGGGCATTTGCCGCTAGACTGACCGGTATATCGCTTTTAACCTCACTCAAACACACCATAGGGTCTCTCGATCGGGTAAAGAGAATTGTTAAAGTCTTAGGAATGGTCAATGCTGCTCCTGATTTTGAACAACATCCTCAAGTAATGCATGGTTTTTCTGATTTTATGGTTGAAGTTTTTGGAGAAAGTGGTAAACATGCACGCTCCGCTGTAGGAATGGGGTCTTTGCCTTTTGGTATTCCCGTAGAGATTGAAATGATCGTAGAATTGAAAGAGGAATAA
- the ggt gene encoding gamma-glutamyltransferase encodes MKTNYKKHPAFKGMLLGVILMMCIFSFNTMAQVAKENLRPAAIGKKGMVATANPLASLAGQQVLAKGGNAIDAIVAAAASLNAVEPYMSGTAGVGFMLFYSAEEDRVRSLAFGGWVPKSFKAMSLKDEAKAADGAGHGAIETVGPRIVAIPGNLAGWNRALEDYGTMSLKEVFEPTIAYLEDGVPITEFDQAMWRGTVERVRPHKESRAILFKDGENPYEIGDIFTNKPLAKTMRRIADEGIEVFYQGDIAEQIAAAFKKDGGFITVEDLAMVPGRVQWTDPISIDYRGYKVYNNPPPGMGIQQLQTLKIMEGFDLQAMGHNSTEYLAHLMEAIYLSRIDTDKYVGDPDYVDVPVDKLLSDSYLDEQRKKVVERVKNRKIADRSDFTESELKLLGSLKDKMDPKYQYATTSLSAMDQWGNAVVIIQTHGGGFGSGYVAGKTGLIFNSAIDWMEKTPGLVNSVEPWKAVGWCVGGMMQFHKDGKPELVVGSPGSFGILQSVPQVAMNYIDFGMNIQDAISAPRFRWKDELGSVPAKEIIIETRVDNQVLKSLRQMGYLLDTSLGDWSMTVGGAQGVSIDRKSGWIMGGADPRRNGYAVGW; translated from the coding sequence ATGAAAACCAACTACAAAAAACACCCGGCTTTTAAAGGAATGCTGTTGGGAGTGATTTTGATGATGTGCATCTTTAGCTTTAATACCATGGCACAAGTGGCCAAAGAAAATCTTCGTCCGGCAGCTATCGGCAAAAAAGGAATGGTAGCTACAGCCAACCCATTGGCGAGCCTTGCCGGACAACAGGTTTTGGCCAAAGGAGGAAATGCCATTGATGCCATAGTAGCAGCAGCAGCCTCTCTAAATGCTGTTGAACCCTATATGTCCGGTACTGCCGGTGTGGGGTTTATGCTTTTTTATTCCGCAGAAGAGGATAGGGTTAGGTCCTTGGCTTTTGGCGGTTGGGTGCCTAAGTCCTTTAAGGCAATGTCTTTGAAAGATGAAGCAAAGGCTGCTGATGGAGCAGGTCATGGAGCCATTGAGACTGTAGGGCCTAGAATTGTCGCCATTCCGGGTAACCTGGCAGGATGGAATAGGGCATTGGAAGATTATGGGACCATGTCTCTCAAAGAGGTGTTTGAACCGACCATAGCCTATTTGGAAGATGGCGTTCCGATAACTGAATTTGATCAGGCCATGTGGAGAGGGACTGTGGAAAGGGTAAGGCCTCACAAAGAGTCCAGAGCCATTCTGTTTAAAGATGGAGAAAATCCTTACGAAATTGGAGATATTTTCACCAATAAACCTTTGGCAAAAACAATGAGGAGAATTGCGGATGAAGGTATTGAGGTGTTTTATCAAGGTGATATTGCCGAGCAAATTGCAGCGGCATTCAAAAAAGACGGAGGCTTTATCACAGTAGAGGATTTGGCAATGGTTCCGGGACGTGTGCAATGGACAGACCCCATTTCGATTGACTATAGAGGATATAAAGTGTACAATAACCCTCCTCCGGGAATGGGTATTCAGCAATTACAAACCCTTAAAATAATGGAGGGCTTTGACTTACAAGCCATGGGGCACAATAGTACAGAATACCTTGCCCATTTGATGGAAGCCATTTATTTGAGTAGGATTGATACGGATAAATATGTGGGCGACCCTGATTATGTAGATGTGCCTGTAGATAAATTGCTTTCAGACAGTTACCTTGACGAACAACGTAAGAAAGTGGTTGAAAGGGTGAAAAATCGTAAAATAGCCGATAGGAGTGATTTTACAGAGTCTGAGCTTAAATTGTTGGGCAGTTTAAAAGACAAAATGGACCCCAAATACCAGTATGCAACCACCAGCCTTTCTGCCATGGATCAATGGGGAAATGCAGTGGTTATTATCCAAACCCACGGTGGAGGATTTGGTTCTGGATATGTGGCCGGAAAAACAGGGTTGATTTTCAATAGCGCCATTGACTGGATGGAAAAAACACCGGGGTTGGTCAATAGTGTGGAGCCATGGAAAGCTGTAGGCTGGTGTGTGGGTGGAATGATGCAATTCCACAAAGATGGCAAACCTGAATTGGTAGTAGGTTCTCCCGGTAGTTTTGGGATTTTGCAGTCAGTACCTCAAGTAGCCATGAATTATATTGATTTTGGGATGAATATTCAGGATGCCATTAGTGCTCCTAGGTTTCGTTGGAAGGATGAATTGGGATCTGTGCCTGCCAAAGAAATTATCATTGAAACCCGCGTAGACAATCAGGTACTTAAAAGTTTAAGACAAATGGGCTATCTATTGGATACAAGTTTGGGAGACTGGTCCATGACAGTAGGAGGGGCACAAGGTGTTTCTATCGACAGAAAATCCGGTTGGATAATGGGTGGAGCAGATCCCAGAAGAAATGGATATGCTGTGGGCTGGTAG
- a CDS encoding CocE/NonD family hydrolase has translation MKRKAHLSNEKPLNFKQQFGKPFWLLICLMIVSLGLVQGNPEPDPILYEVKIERHQPVKMRDGVILYADIYRPAKEGKYPVILTRTPYGVQRVGVHHERMTKFAQRGYVAIVQDVRGRYESEGIWDPFRDEAKDGFDTIEWAAKLDCSNGKVATQGGSYLGHNQWAAASQAPPSLEAIFPSVASTNVYANWITMGGAFRLSFNYGWGVVRMPNKIMLPQDWHTAAYTPEELKYENILYHLPLKDGDLASAGKAVPHYRDWVTHEAYDDYWKEVSDEERFNKITVPAYNTGGWFDIFVMGTINGYVGMKNHGGTAEARKGTKMLIGPWGHGPSKSNSYGDMKFSEDAYVDLFEEELKYYDYYLKGIQNGLDKEKPVQIYYMGENKWRHEDDWPIPGTVYKELYLGGDAPANSVRGGGTLSFEKADKALTDTYTYDPQVPVPTYGGNNCCGTPTPAGPKDQRVLERRNDILVYTSEFLTEPVSIAGPVSMKLFAATDGPDTDWMIKLVDVYPDGSAYPISEGILRAKFRNGTEKAELLKANKVYEYEITLTGTANVFKPGHRIRVDITSSNFPQFDRNPNTGKPLGSSDETRVAQQTIHHGGPRASHIILPIVKGFE, from the coding sequence GTTTCCTTAGGGCTGGTCCAAGGAAATCCTGAACCTGATCCAATTTTATATGAGGTAAAAATTGAAAGGCACCAGCCGGTAAAAATGAGGGATGGTGTTATTCTTTATGCAGATATTTATAGACCAGCAAAAGAAGGCAAATATCCGGTTATTTTGACGAGAACCCCTTATGGAGTACAGCGTGTAGGTGTGCACCATGAGCGAATGACCAAATTTGCTCAAAGAGGTTATGTGGCTATTGTTCAGGATGTTCGCGGAAGGTATGAAAGCGAAGGAATATGGGATCCTTTTAGGGATGAGGCAAAGGATGGTTTTGATACCATAGAGTGGGCAGCAAAATTAGACTGCTCCAATGGTAAAGTAGCCACCCAGGGAGGAAGTTATTTGGGACATAACCAATGGGCTGCTGCCAGTCAAGCACCCCCAAGCCTTGAAGCAATTTTCCCATCCGTGGCCTCTACCAATGTATATGCCAACTGGATTACCATGGGAGGAGCCTTCAGATTAAGCTTTAACTATGGTTGGGGTGTAGTTAGAATGCCAAATAAAATCATGCTTCCTCAGGATTGGCACACTGCGGCTTATACACCGGAAGAGCTTAAATATGAGAATATTTTATACCATCTTCCATTAAAAGACGGTGACTTGGCCAGTGCAGGAAAAGCAGTCCCGCATTACAGGGATTGGGTCACCCATGAAGCTTATGATGACTATTGGAAAGAGGTAAGTGATGAGGAAAGGTTCAATAAAATTACTGTTCCGGCTTACAATACCGGAGGTTGGTTTGATATATTCGTGATGGGTACCATCAATGGATATGTAGGCATGAAAAACCATGGTGGAACGGCTGAAGCAAGAAAAGGAACGAAAATGCTTATCGGGCCTTGGGGACATGGACCATCTAAATCTAACTCATATGGGGATATGAAATTTTCAGAAGATGCTTATGTGGATCTTTTTGAAGAAGAATTAAAGTATTATGATTATTATTTGAAAGGTATTCAAAATGGCCTAGACAAAGAAAAGCCGGTCCAAATTTACTATATGGGCGAAAACAAGTGGAGGCATGAAGACGACTGGCCAATTCCCGGAACTGTATACAAAGAATTGTACCTAGGAGGTGATGCTCCGGCAAATTCTGTTAGAGGAGGGGGAACTTTGAGTTTTGAGAAAGCAGATAAAGCGCTTACTGATACCTATACCTATGATCCACAAGTTCCAGTGCCTACTTATGGAGGCAATAATTGTTGCGGTACACCTACCCCTGCTGGGCCGAAAGACCAAAGGGTACTCGAAAGAAGAAACGATATTTTGGTCTATACTTCCGAATTTTTGACTGAACCTGTTTCCATTGCAGGGCCTGTATCCATGAAGCTCTTTGCTGCCACTGATGGACCTGATACAGACTGGATGATCAAATTGGTAGATGTTTACCCTGATGGAAGTGCCTACCCAATATCTGAAGGGATATTGAGGGCAAAGTTTAGAAATGGTACAGAAAAAGCAGAGCTATTGAAAGCCAACAAGGTTTATGAGTATGAAATAACACTTACAGGCACTGCCAATGTTTTCAAGCCGGGTCACCGAATAAGAGTAGACATTACTTCAAGTAATTTTCCGCAATTTGACAGGAATCCCAATACCGGTAAGCCATTGGGAAGCAGTGACGAAACAAGAGTTGCCCAACAAACAATTCACCATGGAGGACCAAGAGCAAGTCATATTATCCTACCCATTGTAAAAGGGTTTGAATAA